The Brassica napus cultivar Da-Ae chromosome C7, Da-Ae, whole genome shotgun sequence genome has a segment encoding these proteins:
- the LOC106417908 gene encoding nuclear transport factor 2, translated as MSAEKTNEEIVTRGFVKQYYHTLNESPQFLHMFYKDSCLFNRLGPLTHVKKTVWTRKDVKDEFLAVKFEDFTAEVEYSLGVPYPMEHGRIIVFVSGHLTRKKDNVRNKFSQTFLLAQQDNAFCVVNDIFRFKKGQTQTQTCFLTETESMSEPERVASRLPLPDELIRELSFT; from the coding sequence ATGTCTGCGGAGAAGACTAATGAAGAGATCGTTACTCGTGGCTTTGTGAAGCAATACTATCATACTCTTAATGAATCACCTCAGTTTCTTCATATGTTTTATAAAGATTCTTGTTTATTTAACCGACTTGGTCCTTTAACCCATGTCAAGAAAACTGTTTGGACTAGGAAAGACGTGAAAGATGAGTTTCTGGCTGTGAAGTTTGAAGATTTCACGGCTGAGGTTGAATATTCACTTGGTGTACCATATCCAATGGAACATGGTCGTATTATTGTGTTCGTCAGTGGACACTTGACGAGGAAGAAAGATAACGTGAGGAACAAGTTTAGTCAAACGTTTCTTCTGGCTCAACAAGACAACGCCTTCTGTGTCGTTAACGATATTTTCAGGTTTAAAAAAGGGCAGACACAGACCCAGACGTGTTTTTTAACTGAGACTGAGTCAATGTCGGAGCCTGAACGGGTTGCTTCGCGATTGCCACTTCCTGACGAACTAATTAGGGAGCTCAGTTTCACTTAG